A window from Terriglobia bacterium encodes these proteins:
- a CDS encoding TlpA disulfide reductase family protein: protein MRRNAWILGLLAIVVAIMLTVPRFLKPRHTGGLTSQEAVGKTAPDFQLKDINGKMVKLSDFRGKAVVLNFWATWCPPCKVEIPWFEDLQQRYGSQGLQVVGVALDDSSDAEIAKFAQDMKMNYPVLLGKEETSDLYGGVEALPTTFYIDRNGKIITSVPGLVDRKEIEDNVVKALNTKTEAASSRPTPAPKQEGAQ, encoded by the coding sequence GTGAGACGTAATGCTTGGATTCTAGGGCTTCTTGCCATCGTGGTCGCCATTATGCTGACCGTGCCGCGGTTCCTCAAGCCGCGCCACACCGGTGGGCTTACCTCGCAGGAAGCGGTCGGCAAAACCGCGCCTGACTTTCAGCTCAAAGATATCAACGGCAAGATGGTCAAGCTCTCCGACTTTCGCGGCAAGGCTGTGGTTCTCAACTTCTGGGCGACCTGGTGCCCACCGTGCAAGGTCGAGATTCCGTGGTTCGAAGATCTGCAGCAGCGCTACGGCAGTCAGGGCCTGCAGGTCGTTGGCGTCGCGCTCGACGATTCCAGTGACGCCGAGATCGCCAAGTTCGCGCAGGACATGAAGATGAACTATCCGGTTCTCCTCGGCAAAGAGGAGACCTCCGATCTCTACGGTGGCGTCGAAGCCTTGCCGACGACCTTCTATATCGATCGCAACGGCAAGATCATCACCAGCGTTCCCGGCCTCGTCGATCGCAAGGAGATCGAGGATAACGTCGTCAAAGCCCTGAACACGAAGACCGAAGCAGCGAGCAGCCGCCCCACTCCCGCGCCGAAGCAAGAGGGTGCGCAATAA
- a CDS encoding nuclear transport factor 2 family protein — protein sequence MKTFGFVLLLCAVSVVAQDQPPTGGRPSGGRIETATRGVVRYRGLESALLQAEQNKEQDALNRFIADDFEVRSAESNQPTPREVWEQRAKSANITWFKIRDMAVHEFGDIAVVSFLLDRRGEAGGKAVPPTVFIVDVWRQAEGKLAVRYVSTPGASRGPAIDAYGETLSRIKRLSGRGVSLGRQSPALMRPRRHG from the coding sequence ATGAAGACCTTTGGTTTCGTGTTGCTGTTGTGTGCGGTGAGCGTGGTTGCGCAGGATCAGCCGCCGACTGGCGGGCGCCCTAGTGGCGGGCGCATAGAGACCGCTACACGCGGCGTTGTTCGTTACCGAGGGCTGGAGAGCGCGCTGCTTCAGGCGGAGCAGAATAAAGAGCAGGACGCGCTGAACCGATTCATCGCGGACGATTTCGAGGTGCGGTCGGCGGAATCGAACCAGCCGACGCCACGCGAAGTCTGGGAGCAGCGGGCGAAGTCCGCAAACATAACGTGGTTCAAGATACGCGACATGGCGGTGCACGAATTCGGCGACATCGCCGTGGTCAGTTTCCTCCTCGACAGGAGAGGGGAGGCGGGCGGGAAAGCGGTTCCGCCGACGGTGTTCATCGTCGACGTCTGGCGGCAGGCCGAGGGCAAGCTGGCAGTTCGGTACGTATCGACGCCGGGGGCATCCCGCGGGCCCGCGATTGATGCCTACGGGGAAACATTGAGTCGCATTAAACGCCTGAGTGGCCGGGGGGTGAGCCTCGGGCGCCAAAGCCCGGCACTCATGCGGCCTCGACGGCACGGCTGA
- a CDS encoding diguanylate cyclase → MDHILTGIIVIPGIATALLLLVISYLQHQLREPAYRVWELAWGSYLIYLFLLGFEVTVLPSAVLLYVARVFLIGMVIGLLASSKPVQQLQEDSILSPGEMTCAGILILWAGIFVQRRAGAQPVVVPFDYEIGLGAVLAFTAWRFYREGHRRDSIGYRLLAISAAAWSLLAFIRPFHETLVEYFSSLGHFLGPVPHLLLGISMLVVMFEFDRRQVQENSLALSTLEIEPDKIYTTQELEPAIGKLLERVMRIARTKRAFICIRSQYRHILPSVQRGFSPELLAHLENEGITEPICKAAYRRGGLAIVRDVAAEAPEWPDIVRGLLLKDGIQALTAVSLQARNHHLGALLLPHDPKRAFSPSQLRTLLALNMQIGLTLDNYILMWESRRRTEEYELLTHIGQAISSRLDPDEVLRAIHKELGRLFDTSNFFVAFEEGDVLRIDFETVKGIIQPKHKRKFGEGLVDHVIRTGESLLIQSGTDKKAHELGVGKLRRGQRCFLCVPLRRGGGTAGAIGVSSEKEFAFDERDLVVLQTAAGQVAVALENALLFAEAQLRAQHLAVLNHISTRAISSQNAEEMLPEIVSEIQRNFQFDYIGIGILDYTTKDLEIKAEAGANAHMLGKRVPLGEELMGRVARSSEFTLAQGDHFEHGLLQESRSVLCIPLVYGETLLGVVDIESTRENAFSMQDVLLLRTLGDLLSTALHNAFIFQKMQHQSITDALTGLKTRRYFLEALSQEWKRAARSGRPFSVVLIDLDKFKEVNDTEGHLEGDLVLARVGRLLEQKCRQSNVVARYGGDEFVILMPETGVEQAMTLSERLRLWMATDPMLSERHVTGSFGIASFPLHGSSTEDIVRVADAGMYVSKHAGGNRVSTAEAVSENESSTLQRQQIHAYLEGFLQREETNSESLSELMANLKRMCSGMDEQSITDAMNESIRALAHAVETREMSSSSHSSRVGFYTRVIGQELRLDNEELETVVFAATVHDVGKVVLPAKLLNKTAHLGEHEVHLLKVHPIVGAQIIESLSGSERVRQYIKHHHERFDGTGYPESLKGEHIPLGARIIAVADAYVNMITDRPYSPAMQPMEAVRELEMQSGTQFDGMIVRILTAHLKGERSTAERKR, encoded by the coding sequence ATGGACCATATCCTCACAGGAATTATCGTCATTCCCGGGATCGCTACAGCTTTGCTGTTGCTGGTGATCAGCTATCTTCAGCACCAGCTCAGGGAACCCGCGTATCGGGTCTGGGAACTCGCCTGGGGCTCGTATCTCATTTATCTTTTTCTACTTGGCTTCGAAGTAACAGTCCTTCCCAGCGCTGTGCTGTTGTACGTCGCTCGCGTTTTCCTGATCGGGATGGTCATCGGTCTGCTCGCCAGCAGCAAGCCCGTGCAGCAGTTGCAGGAGGACTCCATTCTCAGCCCGGGCGAGATGACCTGCGCGGGAATCCTGATCCTCTGGGCGGGAATTTTCGTGCAACGGCGCGCCGGAGCGCAGCCCGTCGTCGTTCCCTTCGACTACGAGATCGGCCTCGGAGCCGTGCTCGCGTTTACCGCCTGGCGCTTCTACCGCGAGGGGCACCGGCGCGATTCGATCGGCTATCGCTTGCTGGCGATCTCGGCAGCGGCATGGTCCCTGCTCGCTTTCATTCGTCCCTTCCATGAAACCCTGGTTGAATACTTCTCTTCCCTGGGACACTTCCTCGGTCCGGTGCCGCACCTGCTCCTCGGCATCTCGATGCTGGTTGTGATGTTCGAATTCGACCGGCGGCAGGTTCAGGAGAATTCACTTGCCTTGTCGACCCTGGAGATTGAGCCGGACAAGATTTACACCACGCAAGAATTGGAACCGGCAATCGGAAAGCTGCTCGAGCGCGTCATGCGAATCGCGCGTACCAAGCGGGCGTTCATCTGCATTCGTTCGCAATATCGTCACATTCTGCCTTCGGTGCAACGAGGGTTTTCGCCGGAATTGTTGGCACATCTCGAAAATGAAGGCATCACGGAACCGATCTGCAAGGCGGCATACCGTCGGGGCGGCCTCGCCATCGTTCGCGACGTTGCGGCAGAAGCTCCCGAATGGCCTGACATCGTAAGGGGCCTGCTGCTGAAGGACGGAATTCAAGCTCTGACCGCGGTGAGCCTGCAAGCGCGCAACCATCATCTTGGGGCCCTCTTGCTGCCGCACGATCCCAAACGCGCCTTTTCGCCGTCGCAATTGCGCACCCTGCTGGCTCTCAATATGCAAATCGGCCTGACGCTCGACAACTACATCCTGATGTGGGAGTCGCGGCGGCGCACCGAAGAATACGAGTTGCTCACCCACATCGGGCAGGCAATCAGTTCGCGACTCGATCCAGACGAGGTGCTTCGCGCCATCCATAAGGAATTGGGCCGGTTGTTCGATACCAGCAATTTCTTTGTCGCCTTTGAAGAAGGTGACGTGCTGCGCATCGATTTCGAGACCGTGAAAGGCATTATTCAGCCCAAGCACAAGCGCAAGTTCGGGGAAGGACTCGTCGACCATGTCATCCGCACGGGCGAGTCATTGCTCATCCAGTCGGGGACCGACAAGAAAGCGCACGAACTCGGTGTCGGAAAGTTGCGACGCGGCCAGCGCTGTTTCCTTTGCGTGCCGCTGCGTCGTGGCGGCGGCACCGCCGGCGCAATCGGCGTTTCCAGCGAGAAGGAATTCGCCTTCGACGAGCGTGACCTCGTGGTGCTGCAGACCGCCGCTGGACAAGTTGCCGTGGCGCTCGAAAACGCGTTGCTCTTCGCCGAAGCTCAGCTTCGTGCCCAGCACCTGGCAGTACTGAACCACATTTCGACCCGGGCCATCAGCAGCCAGAACGCAGAGGAGATGCTGCCGGAGATCGTCAGCGAAATTCAACGCAACTTCCAGTTCGACTACATCGGAATCGGCATTCTCGATTACACCACCAAGGACCTCGAAATCAAGGCGGAAGCAGGTGCCAACGCCCACATGCTCGGTAAACGCGTCCCGCTCGGTGAAGAACTCATGGGACGCGTTGCACGATCGAGTGAATTCACGCTCGCCCAAGGCGATCACTTCGAACACGGGTTGCTGCAGGAGTCCCGCTCCGTGCTCTGCATCCCGCTGGTTTACGGCGAGACCCTGCTCGGCGTGGTCGATATCGAGAGCACACGCGAGAACGCCTTCTCCATGCAGGACGTGCTGCTGCTGCGCACGCTCGGCGATTTGCTCTCGACGGCACTGCACAATGCGTTCATCTTCCAGAAGATGCAACACCAGTCGATCACAGACGCGCTGACCGGCCTGAAAACACGGCGGTATTTCCTCGAAGCGCTCTCGCAGGAGTGGAAGCGCGCCGCGCGTTCCGGGCGGCCGTTCTCCGTAGTGCTGATCGACCTCGACAAGTTTAAGGAAGTGAACGACACCGAGGGTCACCTCGAAGGCGACCTCGTGCTCGCGCGCGTGGGACGCCTGCTCGAACAGAAGTGCCGGCAGTCGAACGTTGTCGCGCGCTATGGCGGAGACGAGTTCGTCATCCTCATGCCTGAAACCGGCGTCGAACAGGCCATGACACTCTCCGAGCGTCTGCGCTTGTGGATGGCGACCGACCCGATGCTGAGCGAGCGCCATGTCACCGGCAGCTTCGGCATCGCCAGCTTCCCCTTGCATGGCTCGTCCACCGAGGACATCGTTCGCGTCGCCGACGCCGGCATGTACGTCTCCAAGCACGCCGGCGGAAACCGCGTTTCCACCGCTGAAGCCGTCAGCGAAAACGAGAGCTCGACCCTGCAGCGCCAGCAGATCCACGCATATCTCGAAGGCTTTTTGCAACGCGAGGAAACTAACTCCGAGAGCCTTTCCGAACTCATGGCGAACCTCAAGCGCATGTGCTCAGGCATGGACGAGCAGTCCATCACGGACGCCATGAACGAGTCCATTCGCGCTCTTGCGCACGCGGTCGAGACTCGCGAGATGAGTTCAAGTTCACACAGCAGCCGCGTCGGCTTCTACACGCGCGTAATCGGCCAGGAACTCCGACTCGACAACGAAGAACTGGAGACCGTCGTCTTCGCCGCCACCGTTCATGATGTCGGAAAGGTCGTCCTTCCCGCCAAGCTGCTCAACAAGACTGCTCACCTCGGCGAGCACGAAGTCCATCTCCTCAAAGTGCATCCCATCGTCGGTGCGCAGATCATCGAAAGCCTCAGCGGCAGCGAACGCGTTCGCCAGTACATAAAGCATCATCACGAGCGCTTCGATGGTACGGGGTATCCCGAGAGCCTCAAAGGTGAGCACATCCCGCTCGGCGCGCGCATCATCGCCGTCGCTGACGCCTACGTGAACATGATCACCGACCGGCCTTACTCGCCTGCGATGCAGCCCATGGAAGCCGTCCGCGAACTCGAAATGCAAAGCGGCACGCAGTTCGACGGCATGATCGTGCGTATCCTCACGGCCCACCTCAAGGGCGAACGCTCCACCGCTGAAAGAAAGCGATAA
- a CDS encoding GxxExxY protein, translating into MINAEVAERREGKGLNELSNLVIRCAMKVHTELGPGLLESACEGCLARELRKSGLKVGTQVALPVIYEEIQIDLGYRRAHIVNRL; encoded by the coding sequence ATGATCAACGCAGAGGTCGCAGAGAGACGCGAAGGTAAGGGCCTGAACGAATTAAGTAATCTTGTGATCCGCTGTGCAATGAAGGTTCATACGGAACTCGGTCCGGGCCTTCTCGAGAGCGCCTGCGAAGGCTGCCTCGCCCGCGAACTCCGTAAGAGCGGCCTTAAGGTAGGAACTCAAGTTGCATTGCCCGTAATCTACGAAGAAATTCAAATTGACCTTGGCTATCGCCGGGCCCACATAGTAAATCGCCTTTGA
- the ispD gene encoding 2-C-methyl-D-erythritol 4-phosphate cytidylyltransferase, whose translation MKVIVIIPAAGLGTRMASSTATAQGKTPTKQFLTIAGAPILIHTLRKFVACPEITDICIALRPQEAEVFTADLVQYGLEPKRFQVAEGGEHRQQSVSNALRAVIADADDIVLVHDAVRPFVEQQTILDVIEAVKKHGAAIAGMPAVDTIKQVERTADGAIIRATIPREVLVQAQTPQGFRYGILKEAMDEAEMEGFLGTDEASLLERAGQDVYVVMGSPRNIKITTPSDLELAELYLKAKA comes from the coding sequence ATGAAGGTGATTGTGATTATTCCCGCTGCGGGACTCGGCACGCGTATGGCTTCGTCTACCGCGACCGCGCAGGGCAAGACACCGACCAAGCAGTTCCTCACCATCGCGGGCGCGCCGATCCTCATCCACACGCTGCGCAAGTTCGTCGCCTGTCCCGAAATCACGGATATCTGCATCGCTCTGCGGCCGCAGGAAGCCGAAGTCTTCACCGCCGATCTGGTGCAATACGGGCTCGAGCCCAAGCGCTTCCAGGTCGCCGAAGGCGGCGAACATCGCCAGCAGTCGGTCTCGAACGCCTTGCGAGCGGTGATCGCCGATGCTGACGACATTGTGCTGGTCCACGACGCGGTTCGCCCCTTCGTCGAGCAGCAGACGATCCTCGACGTGATCGAGGCCGTGAAGAAGCACGGCGCTGCGATCGCCGGAATGCCCGCGGTCGATACCATCAAGCAGGTCGAGCGAACCGCCGATGGCGCGATCATCCGCGCCACCATCCCGCGCGAAGTCCTCGTCCAGGCACAAACGCCGCAAGGCTTCCGCTACGGAATCCTCAAGGAAGCCATGGACGAAGCCGAGATGGAAGGCTTCCTCGGAACCGACGAAGCCTCGCTGCTCGAACGCGCGGGCCAGGACGTTTACGTCGTCATGGGCTCTCCGCGCAACATCAAGATCACAACGCCAAGCGACCTGGAATTGGCGGAGTTGTACCTGAAGGCAAAAGCTTGA
- a CDS encoding fumarylacetoacetate hydrolase family protein → MRLCRFRHNNGPRYGLLESVAGADHITHTLPGPQLHTNEAGIADRILLPDEDDAEKLPRPLSLDEVSLLTPLPLLSKIVCIGRNYREHAKELGNEVPAEPLIFLKPPSAVLPPGGNIVRPKLSQNVHFEGELGVIIGKICHQLPKDADVRDYILGYTCVNDVTARDLQKKDGQWSRAKGFDTFCPIGPAIVTGLDPWNGLKVQTRVNGEIKQDGTTVDLIFPIDVIIRYIADVMTLLPGDVIATGTPAGVGPLVAGDTVEVTVEGVGTLRNPVVDESN, encoded by the coding sequence ATGCGCCTCTGTCGTTTTCGCCATAATAACGGCCCCCGCTATGGCCTCCTTGAGTCCGTCGCTGGCGCCGATCACATCACCCACACGCTTCCCGGCCCGCAACTGCACACAAATGAAGCCGGCATTGCCGATCGCATTCTTTTACCCGACGAAGATGACGCCGAGAAACTCCCGCGTCCGTTGTCGCTCGACGAGGTCTCTCTGCTCACGCCTCTTCCGTTGCTGAGCAAGATCGTCTGCATAGGCCGCAACTATCGCGAGCACGCAAAGGAACTGGGCAACGAAGTGCCCGCCGAACCGCTCATCTTCCTCAAGCCTCCGTCCGCGGTACTTCCTCCCGGCGGAAACATCGTCCGTCCAAAGCTCTCGCAGAACGTTCACTTCGAAGGTGAACTCGGCGTAATCATTGGCAAAATATGCCATCAGCTCCCGAAAGATGCCGACGTTCGCGATTACATCCTCGGCTACACCTGCGTGAACGACGTCACCGCCCGCGATCTGCAAAAGAAGGACGGCCAGTGGTCTCGCGCCAAGGGCTTCGACACTTTCTGCCCCATTGGCCCGGCCATCGTTACCGGCCTCGATCCCTGGAATGGCCTGAAAGTGCAGACCCGCGTCAACGGTGAAATAAAACAAGACGGAACGACCGTCGATCTCATCTTTCCAATAGACGTGATAATTCGTTACATTGCCGACGTCATGACCCTGTTGCCCGGAGACGTCATCGCTACCGGCACTCCAGCTGGAGTTGGACCCCTGGTAGCAGGAGACACCGTGGAAGTCACCGTGGAGGGCGTGGGGACCCTGCGCAATCCGGTAGTAGACGAATCGAATTAA
- a CDS encoding protein-disulfide reductase DsbD family protein, whose protein sequence is MRRFVLAALFTLALAFAVAASAQTGPPTVAFVSASPVVVTPGHIAHVTLTFRVGEGFHINSHKPLDELLLPTVVQLDPPTDIMIAKIEYPEGEMLNFPFSPESKLSVYSGEFRVTAAVRPAAAMPHGTFRVHGDLRFQACNNRQCFPPKTIPVQFDVKIERAKRTRRG, encoded by the coding sequence ATGCGACGCTTCGTTCTCGCAGCGCTGTTCACACTTGCACTTGCATTCGCTGTGGCCGCGTCCGCGCAAACGGGTCCGCCGACGGTTGCATTCGTGTCTGCCTCTCCCGTGGTCGTCACTCCTGGACACATCGCTCACGTCACTCTGACCTTCCGCGTCGGCGAAGGCTTCCACATCAACTCGCACAAGCCTCTGGATGAACTCCTGCTGCCGACTGTCGTTCAACTCGATCCGCCTACCGACATCATGATCGCGAAGATCGAGTACCCGGAAGGCGAGATGCTCAATTTCCCGTTCTCGCCCGAATCCAAGCTCAGTGTTTACTCCGGCGAGTTCCGCGTTACAGCGGCAGTCCGTCCGGCTGCGGCAATGCCCCACGGAACCTTCCGCGTCCACGGCGACCTCCGCTTCCAGGCCTGCAACAATCGCCAGTGCTTCCCGCCGAAGACGATTCCCGTGCAGTTCGACGTAAAAATCGAACGCGCGAAGAGAACTCGCAGAGGCTAA
- a CDS encoding S9 family peptidase: MTAVNRRAVFCIVFLALILMTISMVVSAQTTELPKPPVATKQPHVTEIHGLKLVDDYFWFREKSNPEVKAYLDAENAYTDAVMKPTVALQKKLYDEMLSRIKETDVNVPYKDGNYYYYSRTETGKQYPFLCRKKGSLEAPEEVVLDLNKLAEGQTFMSIAAYRVSDDGNLLAYSTDNTGFRQYTLHVKNLQTGEILPDRVEKTGSVVWAADNKTLFYTVEDSAKRQYRFYRHKVGTTGPDDLVYEEKDERFEVYADRVRSGKYIILQSNSHTTSEARFIAADQPMAEWKTVEPRRAGIEYYLDHHGDDFYIRTNDTGRNFRLVKAPVTDPSAKNWKEVIPHRADVMLQDSDFFKNFYVLVERDKGLIELTVADFKTGKTTRVEFPEKAYVAGPEQNREFDAKQYRYRYQSFITPNSVYDYDVEKHTSTLLKRTEVLGGYDPTKYGVERVFATAADGAQVPISILYKKGLVKDGKAPIYLYAYGSYGIPMDAGFNSNRFSLVDRGVVYAIAHIRGGGELGKPWHDAGKMMNKKNTFTDFISCAEYLVNQKYGAKGRLVIEGGSAGGLLMGAVTNMRPDLFHAVIAKVPFVDVINSMLDESLPLTVGEFEEWGNPKEKPAFEYMYSYSPYDNVTGKAYPDMLVKTSFNDSQVMYWEPTKYVAKMRAVRTDHNTLILKTNMGAGHGGSSGRYDFLHDVAFDYAFILKEIGLAD; the protein is encoded by the coding sequence ATGACAGCCGTCAACCGTCGTGCTGTTTTCTGCATCGTTTTTCTAGCCCTGATTCTTATGACAATCTCTATGGTAGTTTCCGCACAAACAACCGAGTTGCCGAAACCGCCGGTTGCGACAAAACAACCGCATGTCACGGAAATCCACGGACTGAAACTTGTTGACGATTATTTCTGGTTTCGCGAAAAGTCGAACCCGGAGGTGAAGGCATATCTTGATGCGGAGAACGCCTACACCGACGCGGTGATGAAGCCGACTGTGGCGCTACAAAAGAAGCTCTATGACGAAATGCTGAGCCGGATTAAAGAAACGGACGTCAACGTCCCTTACAAAGATGGGAATTACTACTATTATTCGCGCACGGAGACGGGGAAGCAGTACCCGTTCCTGTGCCGGAAGAAAGGGTCGCTCGAAGCGCCGGAAGAAGTCGTGCTGGATTTGAACAAGCTGGCCGAAGGGCAGACGTTCATGTCAATTGCAGCGTACCGGGTGAGTGATGACGGGAACCTGCTGGCGTATTCGACCGATAACACAGGGTTCCGGCAGTACACTCTTCACGTCAAAAACCTGCAGACGGGAGAAATCCTGCCGGACCGTGTTGAGAAAACCGGTTCCGTGGTTTGGGCGGCCGACAACAAGACGCTGTTCTACACCGTCGAGGACTCGGCAAAACGGCAGTACAGGTTTTATCGGCACAAGGTGGGAACGACCGGGCCGGATGACCTGGTATACGAGGAAAAGGACGAGCGATTCGAGGTGTACGCGGATCGCGTGCGCAGCGGGAAGTACATCATCCTGCAGAGCAACAGCCATACGACTTCAGAGGCGCGGTTCATCGCGGCGGATCAGCCAATGGCCGAGTGGAAGACCGTAGAGCCGAGGCGAGCGGGGATCGAGTACTACCTCGATCATCATGGCGACGATTTCTATATCCGCACGAATGACACGGGCCGCAACTTCCGCCTGGTGAAGGCTCCGGTTACGGATCCTTCGGCCAAAAACTGGAAGGAAGTGATTCCGCACCGTGCGGACGTGATGCTGCAGGACAGCGACTTCTTTAAGAATTTCTATGTGCTCGTGGAGCGCGACAAAGGACTGATCGAGCTAACGGTCGCGGATTTCAAGACGGGGAAGACGACGCGCGTGGAATTTCCGGAGAAGGCATACGTGGCTGGACCTGAGCAGAACCGGGAATTCGACGCCAAGCAGTATCGGTATCGCTACCAGTCGTTCATTACGCCGAATTCGGTTTACGACTACGACGTGGAGAAGCATACGTCGACGCTGCTGAAGCGGACGGAGGTGCTGGGCGGATACGACCCGACGAAGTACGGCGTAGAGCGGGTGTTCGCGACGGCGGCGGATGGGGCGCAGGTGCCGATTTCGATCCTGTACAAAAAAGGATTGGTGAAGGACGGAAAGGCCCCGATCTATCTATATGCGTACGGGTCGTATGGGATCCCGATGGATGCGGGATTCAACTCGAATCGGTTCAGCCTCGTGGATCGCGGCGTCGTCTATGCCATAGCGCATATTCGCGGTGGCGGGGAACTCGGTAAGCCCTGGCATGATGCCGGGAAGATGATGAACAAGAAGAACACGTTCACGGATTTCATCTCCTGCGCGGAGTACCTGGTGAACCAGAAGTATGGGGCAAAGGGCCGGCTGGTCATTGAGGGCGGATCCGCGGGCGGGCTGCTGATGGGCGCGGTGACGAACATGCGGCCGGATTTGTTCCATGCGGTGATCGCAAAGGTGCCGTTCGTGGACGTGATCAACAGCATGCTGGATGAATCATTACCGCTCACCGTGGGCGAGTTCGAGGAGTGGGGCAATCCGAAAGAGAAACCGGCATTTGAGTACATGTACTCGTATTCGCCTTATGACAACGTTACGGGAAAAGCGTATCCGGACATGCTGGTGAAGACGTCATTCAACGACAGCCAGGTGATGTACTGGGAGCCGACGAAATACGTTGCGAAGATGCGGGCCGTACGAACGGATCACAACACGTTGATTCTGAAGACGAATATGGGCGCGGGACACGGTGGCTCATCGGGGCGTTACGATTTCCTGCACGACGTTGCGTTCGATTATGCGTTTATCCTGAAGGAGATCGGGCTGGCGGATTGA
- the fsa gene encoding fructose-6-phosphate aldolase: MKFFIDTADIDEIREAESLAILDGVTTNPSLIAKAGKPFKETILQICDIVKGPVSVEVTATDKDGMLKQGRDFASWSKYVVVKLPTTREGIKACKILSGEGIKVNMTLCFSPNQALLCAKAGATYVSPFVGRIDDISQDGMQLIRDIVLIYKNYNYSTQVLTASVRHPMHVVEAAKAGSHVATIPWKVLDMLFNHPLTDKGLAAFLKDWEKVKS; encoded by the coding sequence ATGAAATTTTTTATCGACACAGCCGACATCGACGAAATCCGCGAAGCCGAATCCCTCGCCATTCTGGATGGCGTCACCACCAACCCGTCCCTCATCGCGAAGGCCGGCAAGCCCTTCAAGGAAACCATCCTTCAGATTTGCGACATCGTGAAGGGCCCCGTCAGCGTCGAGGTCACCGCCACCGACAAAGATGGCATGTTGAAACAGGGGCGCGACTTCGCCTCTTGGAGCAAGTACGTCGTCGTGAAATTGCCCACGACGCGTGAGGGCATCAAAGCCTGCAAGATCCTGAGCGGCGAAGGCATCAAGGTCAACATGACCTTGTGCTTCTCCCCCAACCAGGCCCTGCTCTGCGCAAAGGCAGGCGCCACTTACGTCAGCCCCTTCGTCGGTCGCATTGACGACATCAGCCAGGACGGCATGCAACTCATCCGCGATATCGTGCTGATCTACAAAAATTACAACTACAGCACACAGGTGCTCACCGCATCCGTGCGTCACCCCATGCACGTCGTCGAAGCCGCCAAGGCCGGATCGCACGTCGCCACCATTCCATGGAAGGTCCTCGACATGCTCTTCAACCATCCATTGACTGACAAGGGTCTGGCCGCATTCCTGAAGGACTGGGAAAAGGTAAAGTCCTAG
- a CDS encoding cytochrome c biogenesis protein CcdA, which translates to MHNLPLPLAAFFAGVISFLSPCVLPLVPGYVSLISGASVETLQDADSKLLRSVLINSFTFILGFSVVFITLGAVATGIGQITHRYHSELEAIAGIVVFVFGLHLTGIFKIKALYADKRLHALKGGAGPLGAFVVGFAFAFGWTPCIGPILSVILVMAGSQDTLAKGIGLLAVYSLGLAVPFLLTSLGVNRFLAFYGKFRRHLHTLEVVSGVFLIIFGLLIATGNFTRLSSYLGFLNRFAL; encoded by the coding sequence ATGCACAATTTGCCCTTACCCCTGGCTGCTTTCTTCGCAGGAGTTATTTCTTTCCTTTCACCCTGCGTCCTGCCGCTGGTTCCCGGTTACGTGTCGCTTATCTCCGGCGCCAGCGTCGAAACCCTTCAAGATGCCGACAGCAAGCTGTTGCGCTCCGTCCTGATTAACTCCTTCACCTTCATACTCGGCTTCAGCGTGGTCTTCATCACCCTCGGCGCAGTTGCGACCGGCATCGGCCAGATCACCCACCGCTATCACAGTGAATTGGAAGCCATTGCCGGAATCGTGGTTTTTGTCTTCGGCTTGCATCTCACGGGCATTTTCAAGATCAAGGCTCTGTACGCCGACAAGCGCCTGCACGCCCTCAAGGGCGGAGCCGGACCGCTCGGAGCCTTCGTCGTCGGCTTCGCTTTCGCCTTCGGTTGGACCCCGTGCATCGGGCCAATCCTTTCCGTCATCCTGGTTATGGCGGGTTCGCAGGACACTTTAGCGAAGGGTATCGGATTGCTCGCCGTGTATTCGCTCGGCTTGGCGGTTCCATTCCTGCTCACGTCGCTCGGCGTCAACCGCTTCCTGGCGTTCTATGGTAAGTTCCGGCGGCACTTGCACACGCTCGAAGTCGTCAGCGGTGTCTTTCTCATTATCTTTGGATTGCTGATTGCCACTGGGAATTTCACCCGGCTTTCAAGCTATCTCGGGTTCCTGAACCGGTTCGCGCTTTGA